The sequence ATAGCTCAAATTAATATTATTCAACAAAGTCTTGCTCTCCagcaaaatcaaaacaaaaacttAATAAATTTACGAACAAGAACTCATGCAGTGATATTTGAGAAGAATGCCGAAGATGAATTATAATTAAATTCAACCATCCATTTTCAATAACAAAAACACTAAAGAGGTGGAACTTGGACATAATTGCAATAAAAAACAACAGAGATATCCAGTGCCAGAGATAAGCTCAAAAAGTAGAAAGATAAAGACATGCATATACATATGAAAGCGTAATATCAAAATCATGAGTTATCGAGTTGTTAAAACCTAGAATGATCAATCAAAGCtgaaattaaatataataaacaccTACCGACTAGTATTTTATTCATTAAGTCTAGTTGGATGATATAAAGGGAGAAATTATTCAAGACTCGGCCTACACAGGTAACCCCTAATTCAAACCAGGAGAGATGCTATGGAAGATATTCACCCATCAATCTATGAAAATTATCAACTCATATCACGCCCTATTTTTCAAGATCTAATTCACTTCAAACTGTGCACAAAGTAGGCAGAATTTGGACACAGTATCACACCTAAACCATTAAAATCTTCTTGATATTTAGAATAGATAATAATAATAGGCACAACTTCTAAAAAGAAACTATTGTCAATAAAATGAGAACTTCTCAGTTCAGCACCTATAACATTTTCCAGGACGTACTCTTCCTACCCTTCCAACTCTTTGCCTAGTTGATGCTTTTGATATTGGTGCTACTATCAAATTTTCAACATCTGTAATATGCAAAGTTGTAATCAGAGTTATGTTAAAAATCAAAGACAATGCTgcatatttaaatataatttcataTATGATATATCACAAGCAGAAACTGGAGATTACTCTAAGCAAATTTGTAACCAAAAGAAACCTACTGCCCAAAATGCAATATACTACATTTGAACTCTTAATGGCCATGTGGCATCTTTTCGACACTGACACAAACTGAATTATTCTGTCTAGGAAAACTAAGAATATCTGAATACATGATTTTAAGATTATAATATGAATTAGTAAACAGACTAAACACAAATATATTTACAAATGACAcaaacacaaatatatacaagCACTTGTTATTACTTGTAAATCCGTATTTTAACTACACATACAACTACACAAAATACAGCCCAAACATATATAAATAGATATGTAAAGAATAATATACCTAACAAAGTAAGCTCCAAAATCCCAAAAAACACAGCAACAAACTCCAAGACCAAAATCCAACTTAATTAGCTCCGAGATTTAAGCTTTAATAAACCCTAAGCTACAAGATTTAGCTCCAAGAAACTCTACTCCTCACCTTAAACTTCAATGAACACACTTAACTCCTTAATCTTCGAATCTGTCACAAAAATTGAAATAGATGAGAAAAAAAAACATTTGAAAGAAAGACAGTAAGAAATTAAGAGATGAGTTGAAGAAATTGAGAGGTTTAATTGGAGATTCAAGGTCTAATCGGAAAGGGGGGAAAGACAGTAAGCATATATTTGAGAGTTCTAGGTTTAGCAGTCGAGAGAGAAAGGGGGAATGACTGAATgagtttttgtttttgtttttgtggagattgtaattttttgtttttgttttgattttgatttatttttaattttatgttataaTGTTATTAAAGTGAATGAGTGAATAGGCGGGATGGGAAAATATACTAAGGGGGAAAAAATTTGGCTAAGGGCGGGGAGCAAAAGGGAGAAGCAGCgggctctaattttttaaaattgagcttagacatcggttattatgtcaaccgatgttaaaaaaaattggACATCGGTTTATATGTTAACTGATGTGACGTAGTTTTTAAAAGAACAACTTAGACATCACTTTACTCAAAAGCTGATGTAAACATACCAAAAAGACATTACTTTTTTTTATTGTGATGTAAAAAAGGCTTTTAACATCAGTGACTTTTCTGACTGATGTCTAATGTGCGATGTCTAATGCTGATTTTTTAGTAGTGTAATGTGGATTTATATGATAAAAAATAAAGATGAGGCCCTGAGCATGTTTAAGAAATTCAGAACATTGGTTGAGAATAGTACGGGGGAAAAGATAAAAATGTTAAGAACTGACAGGGGTGGCGAGTTTTGTTCTAATCAGTTTAACTTATATTGCAAAGAGAATGGAATTGCAAGACATCTTACTACTCCCTATtcaccacaacaaaatggggttgttgagcGTAGAAATAGAACTGTTGTGGCGATGGCTAGGAGTTTCTTAAAGGAGATGTGCTTGCCGTCTGATTTCTGGGGAGAAGCAGCTCGATATGCTGTGTACGTATTGAATCGATTACCGACACGGGCTCTGTCAGATAAAACACCGTATGAGGTGTGGAAAGGGTACAAGCCAGACATAAGTCACATCCGAGTGTTTGGTTGTGCTGCACACATGAAAGTGCCAAGTGTGCACACAACTAAACTTGACGATCGCAGCAGAATGGTGGTTCACTTGGGTACAGAACCGGGAACAAAGGCCTGTAGACTCTATGATCCAGAGTTTGGGAAAATAGCTGTGAGCAGATATGTTGTGTTTGAGGAAAGGCGACCTTGGAATTGGAATACACAGCAACAAGAAAGTTTGAATGCTCAAGGTTCATTCACTGTGTCGAACAACTGCTCAAATGGAGAAAATCAGAGTGACACTGTGGAGGGGTCTGACAATTACAATGATGATAACATGGGGGACACAAGTGGACACAACTCGAGCACCATTGAGACATCAAGTGTCAGGACTCCCACCAGGCCAATTACAGCAAATACTAGTGAAGAAGATCAAGGATCTGCTACTGAAAACTCAAGTAGCAGCAATGAAGAACCAAGAAAATTTAGGCTGCTGAGTGACGTTTATGATGAAACACAAGAAATTGAGCTGGAAGAGGAATTACTATTGTGTGGTATAGATGAACCAGGAAGCTATGAAGAAGCTGTGAAAGAAGAGGCCTGGGAACAGGCTATGCAAAATGAGATAGATGCTATTGAAAAGAACAACACCTGGAAACTCGAAGAGCTACCACCTGGGCACAAACCGATAGGTTTAAAATGGGTTTACAAAATAAAGAAGGATACAAACGGAAAAATTATCAAATACAAAGCAAGACTTGTGACGAAGGGATATGTGCAGAAGCAAGGGGTCGATTTCGAGGAGGTCTTTGCTCCTGTTACCCGTTTGGAAACAGTGAGACTTCTTTTGGCACTAGCAGCAAAGAATGGGTGGGAGGTGCATCACCTAGATGTAAAATCAGCCTTTCTCAATGGGGATTTGGAGGAAACCGTATATGTAACTCAGCCCAAGGGTTTTGTGAAATTAAATAGTGAACACATGGTATATCGATTAGTTAAGGCATTATACGGATTGCGTCAAGCACCCCGTGCTTGGTATACCAAGTTGAGTAGATGCCTGGAGAAGCTTGGGTTTACTAAATGCCCATATGAAAATACAGTATACACCAAACGAGAGGGGGATGAATCATTGGTAATAGGTGTGTATGTTGACGATCTCCTGATCACTGGTACAAGTCTCTCAAATATTCAGAAATTCAAGAAGCAAATGAGTGAGGAATTTGAGATGAGCGATCTCGGAAAGCTATCTCACTACTTGGGAATCGAGGTCAGCCAGGAGAAGGAATGCATAGGACTAAACCAATCTGCGTATGCAAAGAAGCTGTTGAAAAAAGCTGGCCTAGCAGACTGTAATCCATCCAAATATCCAATAGAGGAAAAAGTACAACTGGTTAAGGACGAAAGTGGGAAGCCTGTCAATCCCACGTTGTTTAAGAGCCTTGTTGGAGGTTTAAGGTATCTGGTCCATACACGACCAGATATTGCATACTCAGTAGGGGTAGTCAGCAGGTTCATGGAGCGTCCTACTACCATGCATCTAAATGCGGTTAAACGTATATTACGTTATGTCAAAGGGACAGTAAACTACGGGCTGATTTATTGGAGAGGAACATGGAACTACATACTATCGGGTTACTCTGATAGTGATCTTGCTGGGAATATTGAAGACAGATGAAGCACCGGAGGTATGGCCTTTTATTTAAACGAAAGTTTGATAACTTGGGTGTCACAGAAACAGAGATGTGTGGCTCTATCCTCCTGCGAAGCTGAATTTATGGCTGCAACTGCAGCAGCATGTCAGGGAGTGTGGTTACAAAATCTGCTTATGCAAATAACTGATATGAAGCATTGTCCGGTCACTATATATGTTGATAATAAGTCCGCGATTGATTTAGCAAAAAATCCTGTTTTTCATGGACGGAGCAAACACATTGATATCCGTTATCACTTCATTCGGGAATGTGTTGAGCGTGGTGAAATAACTATTAAGCATATACCTACTGAAGAACAGTGTGCTGATATTCTGACTAAAGCCATGTCCACTGCGAAGTTCGAGAAGATGCGTACCCTGTTGGGAATCCAGAATCTGCAGAAAAGAGTTTAAATTACGGGAGAGCATGTTGGTGTGTAATATAAACTCGTTTGTTTGTTTGAGTATTCACTAAGCCACGTAGCAGCTAGGAGAATAAGTAAAATGTTGTTTCAATATTTTTAGGATCAGAAACAAATAAGTGGAAGTAGTGGATGTTAGTTAGGAGTTTGATGCTAATTTCTAGGAGTTAGTCATTTGCATTGTTTTAAGTATCTCAGCATGTATTCAGTTTTTTTTAAGTGTGATATATAAAACTTTGAGCAATTTTGTTCACTCTCTGTCAAATACACGATAGTATTAAATCTGTAGTGTGCATTCACAGGTGATCCACAAACTGAAACCAACACTTATTACCTCAAAAACACTCATTTCGATCTCTACTGTTTTCACTCTTAATCTTCCCCATCTTCATCTAAATTAAACTCTAAAAAAATGTCAGATGAACTGCTTGCCCTCATTTTCATCCACCTACCGGTGTTCATTCTAATGAGGTTGCGCTGCGTTTCAAAGCAATTTCGTGACTTGATAGACATTCCATATTTCGCCAACGTGCATCTTCGTCATTCGGTGAGAAATCGTTTGAATCGAAATATACTTTGCAGAAGTATGGATCCCGATCTAAATTGCAAAAGTGTGGGTCTACATTGTGTTGAAATTGATACACTCCGTTGTTTTGAACCAAAATGTTTAGGGGGATGTTATAATTCTTCTACTCAATTAATTGGTATGTGTAACGATATTGTTTTATTTTATGATCAATGTATTAAGGAAATCACATTTTGGAATCCAGCAATTCGCACATATATTGATGTGATTCTTCCTCGTGTTAGTATTCCTCAAGGTTCTTTTTATAATCATACATATAATAATCTGGGGTTTGGGTACGATCATGTTAATGACCATTATAAAGTTGTAATGACTGTTCAGTGGTATCGTACTACTCGATCTAATGGTGCGCAGAATGATAAGGAAGTTCATGTTTATAGTTTAAAATCAAATTCATGGAGAAGAATTGGGAATTTTCCTTATCCAGTAAATTGTGGACGATTACCTGCTACTTTTGCTAATGGTGCTTTGTTTTGGATGTGTTCTGAAGAAACAGTTGAGTCAAATCATGGAAAATATATTGCTGCCTTTGAGCTTGCAACCGAAGAATATAGAGTGGTACCAGCACTACCTGCGCATGATGATACAAGTTGCAATGTTGACAATTATATTGGGTCCATGGATGGTTTTCTTTGTGTTCAGTGTTATGTTTATCATCCAGAATGTGATGACGAGTTGGCGGAAATGGGAGACATATGGTTGCTGCAAAGGGATGGAGAAGAGGATACTTGGACCAAGTTAGTTTCGTTTAATAGACCATCTACAGTTTACCAGCCATTGGCATTTTCGAAGAGTGGCAATCATTTACTTTTGGCAAGCCAAGAAATTTTTTTGTGGTACGATCTTGTCAAGGAAGAAGTACGAGAGGAATTCAGAATTAGGGGTCTGCCTCAATACTATGAGTTAGTTGATTATATTGAGAGTCTTGTTCATCTTGATGGTGGTACAAGTGCAGAAGAGAATCAACTTATTCGAGAGAAAAAGGTGGCTGAAGACGACGAAAGTGATGAAGGTAATGCTGCTTAATCTTTCTATGTGAAGTTTAAATGCAAATTTATGTTGTTTGAATTTTGTTATTACATATATATGGTAAAATACAAGGAAAACAGTTTAAAAGACAATAATTAAATTTTAAGATGGGAAGTAATTCCCATATCAAAAGTTAGGCTTTGGCTCTCTGTGAAAGAAAAACAAGAAATATAATGTCTGAAATATAATATCAGAGTCATGCCTGTTCTTGAGCAAGTGTTTCAGTTAATGCCAAAACTTCCTAAACAAATATAATATAAGAGCCATGCCTGTTATTGAGAAATTGTTTCCGCTCTTGCCAAAACCTCCAAAACCTTCCTAATAATCTTCTTGATATATTTATAATCTGTTTGCATTTCTTTTTAACTGGGGGTATTTTACAAAATCATTGCATAAAAAGTATATTTAAGGCTGAGTTGTATAGTAGTCCTTTCATCATAGATATGTGTACTTTTTCCAGCTTCTGTTACACGTGGCTTAGGTTTTTCCTTGCATCTCTTGTTGGACAATGATATTTTCCTTGATATTCATTTCCTTTCTTTCTTAAGTTTAAATTTCTATTAGGGCTTAAAGATAGACATTAACATAATTAGATTACTTCTTTACCTGTAGGAGTAAACTTTCAGATTTAATTACCTCTCCAAACTAAAAGTATATATTATACATCTATTTTGATTATATGTGCATCAATTCACAAGCTTTATCTTCCTTCATTTCATTCCCATAAACTTTTATTCCTTCTTTCATTCTAATCATGTTTTTAAGCATATTAAATATTGTTTTCAAGCCCCAAGCAAAATCTTTATCTTTTTGAGATATAGTTCAAGAATACTAAGTGATCATATGACTTTTTAAAATCTTAGTAGGCCTGTTTGGGCACCACTTATAAGTCAACTCATGACTTCTCCTCTAAAATAACTCAATCAAATCAAAGGCCAACAAAAAACCCCTTATCCCAGAACGCAAGTCCCTGAAGATTAAAACTTGGAGTAAAAAAGCTACACATCTTTTCAATTATAGGCAAGTACAATAACTCAAACAAGATTTTTTTCCCTTAGGTAAACCAACAATAATCAGATAAAGGAGTCAAATTTATCTTTAAAATATTGAACTGAAGTTGTAGATAATTGTGGGCAAATAAGTATGTATGAGTGTAAGTATATTAAAGTGAGAAAATATCGGGAAGAAAAAACTTACTACAATAATGGTGGGTTGAACTGGAACTCTTATAGTTCGGATCAGTGAGAAGATGGGCGGGGGAGGGTGTGGTTGGGGGGTTATAGTTAAAAAAATATTGTTTTTAGTTTTCTTTAAACATTGTTAAAGAAATATTGTTAAAAAAATCATATAAGACTTATTGTTAACATAAAAGCCACCAAATTCGGTTGTTTTCATTGTTTccaatatttataatttttggagggaaatttcccgcctatttttattaaatttaataaaaataaaagtacaATTAAAATTTAATTCCACCGACTAAAAGCGCCGACTATAAATTTCACCTATTAAAAGTGACCGAACTTAAATTTCACCGCATGCGGTGGATTTTATTCATTCGTCAACAAAAATTTTAGTTGATTTTAAATTCCACCGAAATAGGTGGAATTTAACTTCGGTGGCTTTAAGTTGGTGGaatttagtttttttttgttgTAGTGTTGGTGGATTGGTAAGGATGGTAAGGGGACTGTGATACAATTAAGTTCCAAAGGCAAGCCTCGAAGAGCGCAACTAAATATTGCTGAAGCAATAGGAGTAAAAGAAGGGGGAGTTAGATAAAACACACTAACATGAAACAAATAGTAGAATCTGTCTGTCAAGTGGTAATGTGTGCGGTGAACGCTTCACTTGAGATGAATTCTCCCATTTAGTTTCCATTTGGCATGCTATACTTCAGAAAAAATGTTTATACTTTAATCAATGTTCCTCGAGTTAATATTTATACATTAAATAATGTTTCTAAAGTTCATGTTAAACGGTCCACGAACAAGGGTGTCAATTGTTTAGCTGGTTTTTGTTCTTGTTTATCAATTGTCATAACTGTTATATATCCCATGTTACACATATTAAaaaaaagatatatatatatctatatatctatAATTTATAACATGTAACTCTATAATTTATAACATGTAACATACGTAATAACTTTTATTGAATCATATAGGAGTGTAAAATAATACAAATTATTACATGATAATAATATACCTATCTACATCGTGCAACATAACATGTATAGTAGCACATGCTAAGAAATAAACATAGTGTACATTATATTTGGGGTACATGAAGAATAACATGTATAGTAGTACATGCTGagaactaaatatagagtacatTATATTCCGGGTACATAAAGGATACTATAAATGATCATCCAGTGAGTCGAACTCTGCACCAACACTTTGTTGTCTGGTATAATGTATAATGTCATACAAGCAAAGATAGTactatatttataaaaaatatatatgttgaTGTACAATTTAAACAATCTAAGGAAAAAATATAATTgagaattaattatttatataataaacaATCTTTTGACTGTTATTAAGTACTTTAGTGGCAAACATATATGTTTGTATCTCTATATATGCctaatttttttaattacttgAAATTTGAATGAAAGCCATAAGATCGTACAAGTAAGATGCTTTTATCAAATTTATATAAATCTATAGAAGAAATCTGTTTTTAAAAGATTAGATGACAGAATTTGAAAATATCGTGATTTATAACGAGGTGATACTAAGAGAAGGAACAACCATTGCACAATTTCCGGATagacttaagaaaaaaaaatcttTGCAACATTTCTGGACTTATCAAGATGTTTGTAAGCGTTCTTTCAAGCTGTAAtgatgagttctcaaaacaagcTTTTGGTTTAAATTATCGAAGTGTCTTAATAAAATTTCCTCACAACGATAAGGTATTAGCTTATAAAACatccaaaaaaaataaaatgatacgTACATCTGGAGCTAGTCGAGAAAGTATCACAAAAGCCGCAATAAAGTATTTTAAATACCAATATTTTATTGACAGAACCTCTGATTATCCAAACCATAAAGTCATCACAATTTTCGACAAAGAAATAAATGAAAAGAATACATTGAATAATAACAACATATTCTTTAATGTTGGTAATATTATCATTAGCATAAACTCACCGAAATTATAGATTTTAGCATCAAAAGTCAGAACATGATAGTTAATAAGAGGAGAATTAAGCACTAGAGTGTGTGAATCAAATGTGATGATACCATAACATCCAACACTTACATAAAATTTTACTACTTACATAAACATCATACATTACTTGTCACAAACATAAGCAATGGACTTAATTAACCCTCGCTCAAATTTTTTCCAACGTTACTCTTGGAAAAAAGACATTAACATAAGCCTTATCAAAATTGCAAGGAGAGTATTCAAATTCTTTTGGAGAATGCAAATTTGAACCAAACATTTCTCATGAAAGAACAAATTTCCTCTTGGAAGATAAAGGCGTAGCTTGTAGAAGCATCATAGGACACAACATCAGAAATGAGAGGTGAACTTCTACGAAAACATATATACCGTGCCATCATTACCTACCAACAAATCCACATTTGAAGAAGGTGTTTTCTTGCAAGTATACATAGAATAGGTGGTTCTTGTATAACATGAGTTTCAAGAGTTGTTTACAAATCATAAGAATGTAAGAGTCCGGAAGGTTCTAGTGGGCTCAACTCATTATTGTTGTTTTCATAACTTCTTTGTGAGGAAGGTTCGTACTACCCAACTTTGAGGGCTAGATTTTTGTGTGTCGGATCCACACAATGATTAATTTTTAATAGGCATCTCCTTTAGACATTCTATTCTAgtattattaattagttaatacATTCCACAATTTCCTTATCCTTTAGAATTAGTTAATTAAGTTTAGCTTCTTTGTTTCTTTTCAAATATTAGAGTACTAAGTAACATATGTGATTTACTCCTTGCTTCCACTCACTGCTGCTACTTACATCAGTACTGCAGCTAGCTCCTATACTCTGCACTCataattcatatatataaattatttactTTTGCGTTTTAGCTAAATAAGACCACTGATCTAGGTTGGTTGACAAAAACTCACTAATTTACATCTTCAATTTCTGAAGATTCCGATGTGAACTTCTCCTTAGATTTCACTGTAATACAAGTGGGTTGTAACTTGACCTTATCATTTCAGTTTTTTAAGATACAGATTCACATTCATTTTTCTTACAATTTCACTTAGTATAATTTAATGGAGACACCTGATTTCTCAAGCAAATTTGCAGGTAACAACAATCATAGTGTATGTTTTATCACGTACCCCGCGAGTGTTGTCTTTTCCTCGAATTCTTGATCCTGACTATGCATTTATTCCTCCTCCGTTTCTCCGCTTTACCCATGCATAACATGTTGATAACTCCGGTGAGTGGGCGGCTCCGTCCGATGGCGTTCCTGGACAATTTATGCGGgggtgaggtgtagctgctggttgggcgcctgcaaaacaacaccggaagggagtttggctcccacggcgcctccggtgtgagaataagaatagactttggagaaga is a genomic window of Apium graveolens cultivar Ventura unplaced genomic scaffold, ASM990537v1 ctg9065, whole genome shotgun sequence containing:
- the LOC141705586 gene encoding F-box protein CPR1-like, which translates into the protein MSDELLALIFIHLPVFILMRLRCVSKQFRDLIDIPYFANVHLRHSVRNRLNRNILCRSMDPDLNCKSVGLHCVEIDTLRCFEPKCLGGCYNSSTQLIGMCNDIVLFYDQCIKEITFWNPAIRTYIDVILPRVSIPQGSFYNHTYNNLGFGYDHVNDHYKVVMTVQWYRTTRSNGAQNDKEVHVYSLKSNSWRRIGNFPYPVNCGRLPATFANGALFWMCSEETVESNHGKYIAAFELATEEYRVVPALPAHDDTSCNVDNYIGSMDGFLCVQCYVYHPECDDELAEMGDIWLLQRDGEEDTWTKLVSFNRPSTVYQPLAFSKSGNHLLLASQEIFLWYDLVKEEVREEFRIRGLPQYYELVDYIESLVHLDGGTSAEENQLIREKKVAEDDESDEGNAA